The DNA region aaaagtgtccggatttcgactcagcttttaacagtgtccgggattcgaagcacaacaagtcattttaattttcaaattctgatgaaaaattgttagaaaagacatgtCTGACTGACTTTTtgtactaaatcctgatgatatttctacatttccaacttattacatgattttttgccagctaagtgtccggatttcgaatcatgacgttatttgcaacagcctcagTTAATGCTCAGTTAGTCATTCACTTTTTtaaaccatgaaaaaaataatgtcaaatgtCCAATTTCTTAACCCATACTTCTGTACGGTGCAGTTTCACACTAAAGTTTtgatttattcaaattaattttggaaaataaaaaaaattgcgatagaattttggattcaaaaatgagaaaataatcTGATGTTTTATAAGCTATAGTCCTGATTTCTTAAAATGCATTCTTCTTctctttgaaaacttttttttgtaattcctcAACTCCCAACAAgtatttttgattaaatataTTATGCAGAAGAAATatccaaaatcatattttttaagatttggtACCTACATCGCTGGaaacattatcaaaattttggaaaaattaccAACCAATTTAAAACCGAAAACAATTATGATAAGTATTGGCTCAAAACTATCAATTTCATTTGATTAGTTCACATTTAAAATCCAACCGGAGAAATGATAGTAAAAGGGACACAGCAAGACAGAAGCAatctaaaaagtgaaaaaaagctCCATATTATGGGTTTAAGAGTATAAAGTGGTCGGAtttttaatgatgcaaaaaggcttctttgggcataccgaaggcaccaaaaaagtttcagttggattaaaaaatacgaaaaaatcgaatgaccgaaatcctagagaactttcacaaatgtttcatattttaacattgaattcacaaagtccgaagaagcaaaatatagagaattttctcagcttttccaaaatatttttttcaaaggtggccAAATatatgcactaatttaaaaaaatgaaaaactacgactattttcaaaaaagtcacttaaatatggatttaacttgaaaacggtgcactttatcaaaatttcactatggtactttttgattgcaaatttgattttgcatcgaaaaacgaagttgaaaaatttttgcgaccaaaattccgattttttgaaaaaatcagtactgattaaaaaattcaaaactcggtcaatgattttttgcacaacctggaaatttctgaaaagttggcatttgatgtcctctaaaacatatcgaaaaataaaaaaataaaaatagtgtttttttgcaaatcaagttttagtgataaaatgttaaataaaaaaatcacaaaaatttttttaccgtgtatcattttttttccagtgtagtccgtatccatacctacaactttgccgaagacaccaaatcgatcaaaacattccttcaaaagatacagattttcgaattctcatacatcatttttctatggacagctgccaaatttgtatggaaaattatatggacaaactaatgatgcaaaaaggcttctttgggcataccgaaggcaccaaacaagtttcagtcggattaaaaaatacaaaaattaaaattgaagaaaaaagaccgatttcgtagagaattgctctataatttttttaatttatgtaaattttacattcaaattggagcaataaattaaaattgttcgaaattatattgaaattcatcaacgtttcaggctgcaaattattgaaaaacacctcttttttcgcatattcaaaaatgaaaggggtcgtacatccccccgtcacgagatataaaaaaacggacatcagattcgtgatcagggacaaaagttacccattaaggcaaagtttcacgcaaatcgaagggggGTCAAGGCAGTGTGAGTTATTACAGattcgaaaaaacattaaatttttcattaaatggaattttgacattttattatttttgacatGTGTTTGAATTGTATTATTCTGAGAACTTCTTTTGAAACATATTCGAAACATAtagtttaatttgatttatgtGTTCTACTTACCGCCCAAAGTACCATGCCGAACCATTTACATGAAACAGAGAGTTATTACATCCGCTTGAACTACTTTACCCAGGATATTACAAGCCGACCATACCATTACTGCtgtaaacaacattttcaacatGTCCTCATATGGCAAACAAGCATCCATCCCCTCACTCAACTCTTCAACTTCAAACTGCAGTAGAATGACGCTCGGCGATGTTGAAGTCTCGGAATCCAGTAGCAACCTCAGGAGAGCAGCTTCTTTTCATGGTCGCGACCCCTCGTCGTCGATCTTGGAGCTGTCGAAATGCTCTACCCCGCAAGATACTCACCGCTGATAcggatctgttttttttttccttctcttctcTTCACGATACGGTGTCCTGACATCTGCCTTACCTTTGCCATTAGTGTTGCGCACATGTTGATACTTGTCACATACTTTAGTTTCTCTTGTTGAGAgttggcttgtggggtaatttgttAATTATAGTTAATTATTCATGCAAAAAAACTCAAAGCTTTATTTGTTTCTCTTGTAGAAAAAACAATCGATTTTAAAACTCGACCTAGaatgttacaaaatttacaaatttctccaCCAAGGAAAAGGAAACCCCAGCCAGGTTGCATTCTTCCATGGTGAGATTTCCACATCTCACCGACCCCGCACAATGTCGGGTCTCATGGCGTGTGCACTGTATGCTTctaaaatgcctcaaaaaggcTCCAACCCTGCAGGGCAGGGGCTACCCGTTCAGAATGTCCCCGCTCAAAAAATGGCATAAATAGGCACTCCAGTAACAACAGCGAATAAGTCACCATGCGGGCAAATGGCCAATAATAAGTGTAATGTGAGTTCGCATGAATATCTCATAAAATTAAATCGCCCGCGAGCTAAACGTTTATGAGTTTTGCACAGTCCGTGGGAGGGGACAAGGTGAAGGGGGCGTGAGGCAGAAatatgtttgcaaaaatttaatCGTGATGAATCGGTAAGGCACAATTGTGGAAAGGCAAATTTCATTACGAGCATAAATTTGGCTGGAATAATGCGGAAAACTAATGGGTGCTGTTGGAGttgttcatgaaaatattgtaaatataatcattgtttttcttttttttcagcatAAAGCTGAAAAGAGGTGCACATTTATGGGTCTCAAATCACCTGAAAGTAATTTCGCGGGCTGATTATTTAAAACCCTTTTTAACAGCCTATTCATTATCATACAATATTGAGTTTATATTTTATGGcaacatttgaaatatttaaaaaatatttaattaaaatagcACGCAAATCTAAAATCATTgaaatgttttccaaaaatatgcatagaaattaaaataataattgattGCAACAAATATTACTAATTTATACAACTGAAGTTCCAATCAACTGACGTCTCTTCCCAATTTTGTTTGCAAATAAAACAAGTTTCAGATAGGTAAAATCGAAAGAGTTTAACAACCATGTTACCGAAGTCGATAACTCAAAGGAGCTGCCCTTTCAAGGCCATTCGAAAGGTTAAAACTAAGCTTAGTTTAACTACCACTATAGACATGAATTCCAAGTTTAGAGTCGGCATTGTGCATGTTACTTTCAAACAAAGTAGGTCACATCCTTTTCAATGTATATGTTTAAAAGAGGTTACATATACGTAAATTGGTTAAATTTCTATGCGTAAGTATGAGCTTGTaagtatttttaatctttttttttattcatttaaatTCAGGGATGCCTGGTCAAATTCGAAGAAAATGGCCATgtaccgatttttttatattaaaaaactgtaaaattatgatcgttttattgatttttggtcTTAAAAGGTAGAATTTATACTTTcattaaaatcaatatttacaATATGTTTCGATTTGCACCCAAACTCgttaatttgaaacaaaaaaaaagccttGAAAATTAGCTGAGGACAAGGATGGAAATAGAAAAGCTTTGAACTAAACCCTGTTTTTGTTACTTTtatccagggctgcggagtcgggtcatatttaaaacgactccgactccgactccgactccggctttctcagattagctgactccgactccgactccggctctggctttgaacaaatggttggctccgactccgactccggcctaccaactctagccgactccgactccagctttcaacaaatggttggctccgactccgactccacatatttttaaatgtttcaaaagttagttaactattattagttaattatttttaaaacattgataaataggataagcgtcatgtttttctcaagaaaaatatgctaagtaaaagtaaagtaaagtaaataaacgcaaaaaaagtttctaggttacaagttttatacgttatggaaacagaaatcaaaaagtatctccagttttagaggcattttgagaagaacagttttgtaagtaaatttggatttatttgcttaacctcaactttgaaaatatttttttcaaagcttataaatttaaatattaaattattatttttgaatgaataactaaaagaaacctggccttaatgatctattgaacattaaaattcaatttgctcactttcaggctgacatttgtaagaagcacagtgacaggcaccttgtttttaaatgacaattttaaacgaaacatttttttttgttttttttaagacgtacatggacatcacgccatggctgaaggagattattattgcaaatcaatgtatctaaacattTCGTCGTAGAAAGGGCGCTttagatgtccttttcaaatatctgtgatatggaaaatattttaccctagaaatttttaatttgttttaattttaaaattttatatactttaaaaaggaagcgcacgatacttcgtaaatcttcacctaaaacaaagctttatgaatgatcttgcgcctccatcaaaatatatgaaaaaacttaaaatataataaaaaacaaatatccgcgagtaaaatattttctaggtcacaaatatttcattttttaaggttGACATTGatatgcaatgattatcacctcccgtcatattggcgtgagacaaacagtatgagaaaattcgtaccggttgatattattttgattttgtttttttttttataatatttgaaaaataaattaaaatcctatattttgttctacacattttttttattagttcatttttgtactgaattctaaagatttgttcaatgataatttgcaacgatatcaaaatagtttacctaaaatcaacatcaatatcaacaatcaatgattatttcaaattttttgcaacttcttttgacattttttgttagtttcaattattttaaatgcaacactttgattttcttgtactcagttataaacaaaatgcgcatgttgagttccaagtaagagattgttattatcgttgattatttgttacaaaagtgaaactgtcagtgacttttttcgaattgcaaaaacagtgattactatttataatctttttatgtacctcgtaattttttcctaaaaaatgatttaactgaaaacctctaagacattcgctatcggggtaaaagatgactttgtgtgtactttttcagaaataactggattaaatttggtcaaatttgaattgaaagggcacataaatataggcaaaaggaagcCTTCAAGaactgactacataaccaatattttttattattttttaaattatgatactacatgcttgggtaagaggttatcatttagtgattatagtgtaataacacaattagagcttttcaatcacaataaaaagtttcaaaaacataatgttatctgataaatcaattaaaaatataggaaatactgaacaataaaaaaaacatattttttgataaatttaagataactccggctccgactccgactcctggttatcagaaatcttcggctccgactccgactccgactccagctcttataatttagccgactccggctccgactccgactccagctgttcgagttttgacgactccgactccgactccgactccaggtccccaaaaagacccgactccaccgactccgactccacagccctgtgtTATTTATTCACTGTTCGGAGGCCGTatctcagatattgtgatagaagcactgtctgaatctgaatcttccatgcaaactatcgttgaataggttttttatcagaccttgccgatgatcCAGAaataaggagcggccgtggctgactggttacggtgttcgctttataagcgaatgatcctgggttcgattcccatctgctcccaacgagaaagtataggaaatataaatcttgaaactctgaacatgaacgaaaaatcaaagtcgctcgagtcggggttcgatcccccgtcctttggattggtaagcaaaaatgctaaccactaggccatcgcgacttggtgagctatgactggaattaggaatactgttaccaccatcaactatatacgcgctgggtccttgtccatttgacaagggttcggaagttctaaataacgtttgaatccgattggtccaaacgttcttcagggcggggcttgtcgacaaagctgaagtacctcgcgctcggctagccagcgtagaaatgggtcaccgaagctcggcagagctaacaccttccaaatgcctatgcgagttatttgcatgtatagaatgagagctaaaaatacatggaaacaactcaatttgtaagaagcgaccgcgtggtcccgtttggttggttgcacacacacctTGCCGATgatccagaaatattgaaggtctgcgaaccctatcaaaagaaatgagttataaagttgatttgttaaacatgttaagggggaatgttgctatttttactgaatttattgattttatgaatgtgaggaaggctccaacctcctaaaggtgaattaagtaatgtttttatataaaaaaactttcaaattatgatagttttattgttttttagtCTTAAAAGGTCGAATCAATACTTtcatttaaatcaatatttacaATATGTTTCGATTTGCACCCAAACTCgttaatttgaaacaaaaagatGTTCAAAGTTAGCAGAAAATGTAAAATCAGTAGAAATCAGTCAAAATCTGACAAAACCGATGATAAATTTTTATACTGTATGAAACTTGAAAAATCCGGAACTaccatacgagaatttccccctaaactatttttttacaaaatctttaaaaaatctcaatttcctaattttacgatttttaggaaaaatttaacttttattaagcaataatcaaataaaaattcgtGTTTCTCATAAGTTAATAGAGTTCATTTCAACTATGAATTTTACTATATTTCatgctgaaaaataaaaaaaaagccttGAAAATAAGCTGAGGACAAggatggaaattgaaaatctttgAACTAAACCCtgtttttgttacttttgtcGTCAAAAAATTCCGTTGCACAAGACAGCTTATctgttgtagatgtacttcatcattaTTAGTGTTAGGAATTGATCTTCCTTGGTggatctatttaaaaaaagtgaattcacaaaaagacttattttaaaattttgtattttttaatagtaTTAGAAAACAAGTTTAACCGAGTACAAacttgctaaatatgattatttatTAGATTAGGAGggggattttatttattttatctttagtgataaaaagttaaatgaagATCTTTTAACCTTTAACTGTAAAGTTGTGTTCATAATCTACAACTAAAgaaatcaaatcgatcaaaaattcccttcctaatatttttgattattcacatgcccattttgCATGAGCTGCATGCGGGATTGTATGAAGACTCAAATGTTAAAACAAGTTatccaaaatggcttcttttgacaatgtgataaaatttgtatttatttaatgCTAAAATTAACAATAAACTTAGTTTCTTTTCCGAAAATACACAGAACATTCAAATGAGAAACCCTCAACTATATttgtgtaaaataaaaaaaaacattaaagaaaacaattaaaaatatgtctATTTTATGTAtacatttttgattgcaattatTTGAACTTCTCAAACCATGCCAAAAGAACCATGAACAGTAAAGCACCCCTCACAAAAATTCTGCTCGTTATGCTCACgatacaaaaatattatgtaGCCGACAGACTCATGAAACCAAgcaaaaaaggttcaaacttgTACCCCAAAACCATCAGTCACAATACCCTCCTCCCCACATTCTCCCCCAAAAATCCCCCTAAACCTGCTCCCAAAACATATGCTAACACTAGCCAGCATAAAACCcttttttccttcttcttctGGGCTCCACGTTCTAGCCGGTCCACCACCCCCATTCAATTAACCAACATTGCTCACGCCAGATTCTCTTACAGCGTTACTACAACAAGAGTGTGTCTACACCGGGTGTCAAGCCACAAAAACCTACACTTTCTTGCACGTTTGCTCTGGTCACAGGTTCTCTCCCTTGGCAAAGCGGGGGGGGGGGTTGCCCGGAGAACGTTCAGGGTTGTGGCAGGGCGGCAGAATGCATGTGAGGGGGTTTATCTGCGAATTGGAAATCAGAGTATAATTTCGATTTAATTTTAGAaagacataaaaaatcttaaaataaatgaGGCTTTTTGCGatgtagaaataaaaaaaaagttaccaaaataGGTTCATGGAAGTATTTTcaggttgaaatttttttcatggaaaaaacGGTTTAAAACATCAATTAATTGATTGCcgattaaaattatcaaattaaaaattcatcatttaTTTCAAAGAGACTAGCTTCTTAGTAGTACAGCTGCCTTAGCCCCGGCTATTGTGGAGCGAACAGCTTCTGAAGTGTGCCTCGGATTTACGGTACGGATGGCGTCTTTTAAATTCTCTCGCCACAGAGCTGATCGGTCGCTTGGGTCGGGGGTGGCAGTGGCGGTAGTGCACCACAATACTCTCCGGCTAGCGACTAGCAGCAATGGGTACTACTAGGCTATAGCAGCTACCATGGGTTTAGTGAGACCCTCTTGGTTCGGCACAGTGTCCGGGGTATAAAAGAGCCCGGCTAAGCCGTCCAAGATCGTAGTGCAGCCTCAGCGTTCTTCAACACAGACCTCTTTCTGAAACAATCAGCATTCTTAACCTAacctcaaaaatgttcaaattggtAATTTAAATGGTGTTCTTAGGAAGTCTAGAATGTGTTCTAAGTTTCGATTACTTTTCCGCAGGTGGTGTTGTCAACGATCCTCGCCGTGGTCGCCGCTCGTCCCGGATACTTCGACTTCCACCATGGTCCGGCCTTTGCCTACCACGCGGCGCCGGCTTTGATCGCCAAGCCGGAAGTATACTACCAGAAGAGCATCATCGAGGAACCAACGGTGGCCCACGTGGGCTCCGTCGTCAAGCACATCCCGACTGCCGTTTCCCACCAGAGCTCAACCATCGTCCACAACTCGGCCAAGCTGGTCCAGCCGATCTACGCGCCGGCCGTTAAGCACACCCTAGTGTCGACCCCGATCGTCAAGACCTCGTACCATGCCGTCCCAGCCGTGGCGTACGCCCCGTCTCTTCACTTTGGCCATCACTACTAAGTAACCACTTACCAAATCCACCTAACCTACCCCTCTAAATCCCTAAGAAATGCTCAAAAAAGGAACCTTGTGATATCCTTGTCATCTTCATCG from Culex quinquefasciatus strain JHB chromosome 3, VPISU_Cqui_1.0_pri_paternal, whole genome shotgun sequence includes:
- the LOC6042062 gene encoding cuticle protein 65, with the translated sequence MFKLVVLSTILAVVAARPGYFDFHHGPAFAYHAAPALIAKPEVYYQKSIIEEPTVAHVGSVVKHIPTAVSHQSSTIVHNSAKLVQPIYAPAVKHTLVSTPIVKTSYHAVPAVAYAPSLHFGHHY